In Saccharothrix syringae, the following are encoded in one genomic region:
- a CDS encoding polysaccharide deacetylase family protein, whose protein sequence is MNSAPTPSRPAALVLALVAAACAACSSGRAPVDQVAAPVSSARPAAASSVEPPDPAEVGANELGLVPVLMYHRLVERPVSVYDRTPAAFRAELERLAAENYVPVTATEYATGRMDVPAGRHPVVLTFDDGDPTQFALGPDGVPAPGTAVAILLEVAARHPGFRPVASLYVNAAPFGSADGSVVLPWLREHGFEVGNHTLDHTNLAAAGDAGVQEAIARGQREIQRALPDQPVTSLALPFGAVPANAELARRGAADGIAYEHACVLLVGAGPAPSPYSADFDPLAVPRIRSQDATGQEAAFGSSAWLDKLAADPAGRYTSDGVPERISHPAARGGVAAPAFADRVTAY, encoded by the coding sequence GTGAACAGCGCACCAACCCCGTCCCGTCCCGCCGCCCTGGTGCTCGCGCTCGTCGCGGCCGCCTGCGCGGCCTGCTCCTCCGGGCGCGCCCCGGTGGACCAGGTCGCCGCACCGGTCAGCTCCGCGCGGCCCGCCGCCGCGTCCTCGGTCGAGCCGCCCGACCCGGCCGAGGTCGGCGCGAACGAGCTGGGCCTGGTGCCGGTGCTGATGTACCACCGGCTGGTCGAGCGGCCCGTGTCCGTCTACGACCGGACCCCGGCCGCGTTCCGGGCCGAGCTGGAGCGGCTGGCCGCCGAGAACTACGTGCCGGTGACGGCCACCGAGTACGCCACCGGCCGGATGGACGTGCCGGCGGGCAGGCACCCGGTGGTGCTGACCTTCGACGACGGCGACCCCACCCAGTTCGCGCTCGGCCCCGACGGCGTGCCCGCGCCGGGCACCGCGGTGGCGATCCTGCTGGAGGTCGCCGCCCGCCACCCCGGCTTCCGCCCGGTGGCGAGCCTGTACGTCAACGCCGCGCCGTTCGGCTCGGCCGACGGCTCGGTGGTGCTGCCGTGGCTGCGCGAGCACGGCTTCGAGGTCGGCAACCACACCCTCGACCACACCAACCTGGCCGCCGCTGGCGACGCGGGCGTGCAGGAGGCCATCGCCCGGGGGCAGCGCGAGATCCAGCGGGCGCTGCCGGACCAGCCGGTGACCAGCCTGGCGCTGCCCTTCGGCGCGGTGCCGGCCAACGCGGAGCTGGCGCGCCGGGGCGCGGCCGACGGCATCGCCTACGAGCACGCGTGCGTGCTGCTGGTCGGCGCGGGCCCGGCGCCCTCGCCCTACTCCGCCGACTTCGACCCGCTGGCCGTGCCCCGCATCCGGTCCCAGGACGCGACCGGCCAGGAGGCCGCCTTCGGCTCGTCGGCGTGGCTGGACAAGCTGGCCGCCGACCCGGCCGGCCGCTACACCTCCGACGGGGTGCCGGAGCGGATCTCCCACCCGGCGGCGCGGGGCGGGGTGGCCGCGCCGGCGTTCGCCGACCGCGTCACGGCCTACTGA
- a CDS encoding NACHT domain-containing protein, with translation MTRTHSYADAVRLLGKSESRVVAALDRIVGGALLSGVAMGLSDLMGWFDAKVDFVRLSHELLVKAGERRSGLSRYDSTERAEAAHAVVVVVAFFDAVEALSLPVTWREVDLDRVRQLGVVGLTGLFAGELPLPSASRPYEGVLRDLRSRYRGAGAEFAELVRASAVWDRLDETRRSRVEEALGSVGEAAVRRYEELLRELAGAYPELRFWLQVRDGAATRTALAGLERSLAGLLVGRSPDARRAELARKYRALLDRPLIEQGVGLPGLRVPTVGRAYVDPDFQVVPHEPGHQPSVLSWWADQPVRDDLYHYLTGYLGSSQAVRTPLLVLADPGAGKSVFTKVLAARLPPSDFLAVRVELRGTPTDADLVDQVQHGLRAALKEDVGWAEFARSAGDALPVVLLDGFDELLQATGVGQTRYLVKVGQFQRDRAEAGRPVAVVVTSRMSVCGGVHIPEGGDVLRLVPFTEPQVRAWLDGWNTANDDYFRQAGRAPLTPEVVLRYPDLATQPLLLLMLALYDAAGNALQRAEGRIDEADLYERLLTVFARREVTKDDEDRTEADLAEDVETELERLAVVAFAMFNRGAQWVGEADLGDDLAGLLGAERVDRRSGTRSPLTPGEAVLGRFFFVQRSQAVRGEHTLRTYEFLHATFGEYLVARFTWRVLTDLHAVDGTRPRRLAGAPLDDEELFSLLSFAPLSARRPVLLFLRDFAGAAEDVDALAALVRRLFVVSLRGAPRPETAYRPVYRAASARQAVYSLNLVLLGAVLAGRVHSGAFGIPDWSRLAAFWKSQLSAGEWLAVRQSFGVRWLGDGQVELRFGADQDVPPVDLRKVDPPPDLTGIAADAHLTADPVLNHLRYAVEPVLAAGTPLSFARMMVDLGFAPVADRPARDGWYLAAADFAPDVVLDQVAGDPLVPAGVLRALADTALGVRAAFWAQLYDRLGKGGPDGELLAVVGECWEDLTGVMLDARASVLDAWLRLHEAGYRLLDDHDYPDLAGLVDRLDLDALRVERPDLLARLERLPSTGEVLVPVALDGPVAAPQPVPRPGTPRLESRREQLSQLDELLARGKLSADAYRARRDRLLRRGQWDLPGLDPRSPAED, from the coding sequence GTGACGCGGACGCACAGCTACGCCGATGCGGTCAGGCTGCTGGGGAAGTCGGAGAGCCGCGTCGTCGCGGCGCTGGACCGGATCGTCGGCGGCGCCCTGCTCTCCGGGGTGGCGATGGGCCTGTCGGACCTGATGGGCTGGTTCGACGCCAAGGTCGACTTCGTGCGCCTGAGCCACGAACTGCTCGTCAAGGCGGGGGAGCGGCGCTCCGGGCTGAGCCGGTACGACTCGACCGAGCGGGCGGAGGCCGCGCACGCGGTCGTGGTGGTCGTCGCGTTCTTCGACGCGGTCGAGGCGCTGAGCCTGCCGGTCACCTGGCGCGAGGTGGACCTGGACCGGGTGCGGCAGCTCGGCGTCGTCGGGCTGACCGGCCTGTTCGCCGGCGAGCTGCCGCTGCCGTCGGCGTCCCGGCCGTACGAGGGCGTCCTGCGGGACCTGCGGTCGCGCTACCGCGGCGCGGGTGCGGAGTTCGCCGAGCTGGTGCGCGCCTCGGCGGTGTGGGACCGGCTGGACGAGACCCGGCGGTCCCGGGTCGAGGAGGCGCTGGGGTCCGTCGGCGAGGCGGCCGTGCGCCGGTACGAGGAACTGCTCCGCGAGCTGGCCGGCGCCTACCCGGAACTGCGGTTCTGGTTGCAGGTGCGGGACGGGGCGGCGACCAGGACGGCGCTGGCCGGGCTGGAGCGGTCGCTGGCCGGCCTGCTCGTCGGCCGGTCGCCGGACGCGCGCCGGGCGGAGCTGGCGCGCAAGTACCGGGCGCTGCTGGACCGGCCGCTCATCGAGCAGGGGGTGGGGCTGCCCGGGCTGCGCGTGCCGACGGTGGGCCGCGCCTACGTCGACCCCGACTTCCAGGTGGTGCCGCACGAACCCGGCCACCAGCCGTCGGTGCTGTCGTGGTGGGCGGACCAGCCGGTGCGGGACGACCTGTACCACTACCTGACCGGCTACCTCGGCTCGTCGCAGGCGGTGCGCACGCCCCTGCTGGTGCTCGCCGACCCCGGCGCGGGCAAGTCGGTGTTCACCAAGGTGCTGGCCGCCCGGCTGCCGCCGAGCGACTTCCTCGCCGTCCGGGTGGAGCTGCGCGGCACCCCCACCGACGCCGACCTGGTCGACCAGGTCCAGCACGGGTTGCGCGCGGCGCTCAAGGAGGACGTCGGGTGGGCCGAGTTCGCCAGGTCCGCGGGCGACGCCCTGCCGGTGGTGCTGCTGGACGGCTTCGACGAACTGCTCCAGGCCACCGGGGTGGGCCAGACCCGCTACCTGGTCAAGGTCGGGCAGTTCCAGCGCGACCGGGCCGAGGCCGGCCGGCCCGTCGCCGTCGTCGTGACGAGCAGGATGAGCGTGTGCGGCGGCGTGCACATCCCCGAGGGGGGCGACGTGCTCCGCCTGGTGCCGTTCACGGAGCCGCAGGTCCGGGCGTGGCTCGACGGCTGGAACACCGCGAACGACGACTACTTCCGGCAGGCCGGGCGCGCCCCGCTCACCCCGGAGGTGGTGCTGCGCTACCCCGACCTCGCGACCCAGCCGCTGCTGCTGCTGATGCTCGCCCTCTACGACGCGGCCGGGAACGCGCTGCAACGCGCGGAGGGCCGGATCGACGAGGCCGACCTGTACGAGCGGCTGCTGACCGTGTTCGCGCGGCGCGAGGTGACCAAGGACGACGAGGACCGCACCGAGGCGGACCTGGCCGAGGACGTCGAGACCGAGCTGGAACGCCTCGCGGTGGTGGCGTTCGCGATGTTCAACCGCGGCGCGCAGTGGGTGGGCGAGGCCGACCTGGGCGACGACCTGGCGGGCCTGCTCGGGGCGGAGCGGGTCGACCGGAGGTCGGGCACGCGCTCGCCGCTGACCCCCGGCGAGGCGGTCCTCGGCCGGTTCTTCTTCGTGCAGCGGTCCCAGGCGGTGCGCGGCGAGCACACGTTGCGCACCTACGAGTTCCTGCACGCGACGTTCGGCGAGTACCTGGTGGCCCGGTTCACCTGGCGGGTGCTCACCGACCTGCACGCGGTGGACGGCACCCGGCCCCGCCGCCTGGCCGGCGCACCGCTGGACGACGAGGAGCTGTTCTCGCTGCTGTCGTTCGCGCCGCTGAGCGCACGGCGGCCGGTGCTGCTGTTCCTGCGGGACTTCGCCGGTGCCGCCGAGGACGTCGACGCGCTCGCCGCGCTGGTGCGCAGGCTGTTCGTGGTGTCCCTGCGCGGCGCGCCCCGGCCGGAGACCGCCTACCGGCCGGTCTACCGCGCCGCGTCCGCCCGGCAGGCCGTTTACAGCCTGAACCTGGTGCTGCTGGGCGCGGTGCTGGCGGGACGGGTGCACTCGGGCGCGTTCGGCATCCCGGACTGGTCGCGGCTCGCGGCGTTCTGGAAGTCCCAGCTGTCCGCGGGGGAGTGGCTGGCGGTCCGGCAGTCGTTCGGCGTGCGGTGGCTGGGGGACGGCCAGGTCGAGCTGCGGTTCGGCGCCGACCAGGACGTTCCCCCGGTCGACCTGCGCAAGGTGGACCCGCCGCCCGACCTGACGGGCATCGCGGCCGACGCGCACCTCACCGCCGACCCGGTGCTCAACCACCTGCGCTACGCGGTGGAGCCGGTGCTGGCCGCCGGTACGCCCCTGTCGTTCGCGCGGATGATGGTCGACCTCGGGTTCGCGCCCGTGGCGGACCGCCCCGCCCGCGACGGGTGGTACCTGGCGGCGGCCGACTTCGCCCCGGACGTGGTGCTCGACCAGGTCGCCGGCGATCCGCTGGTGCCCGCGGGGGTGCTGCGCGCGCTCGCGGACACCGCCCTGGGCGTCCGGGCGGCGTTCTGGGCGCAGCTCTACGACCGCCTCGGCAAGGGCGGGCCCGACGGGGAACTGCTCGCCGTCGTCGGCGAGTGCTGGGAGGACCTGACAGGGGTGATGCTCGACGCGCGGGCGAGCGTGCTGGACGCGTGGCTGCGGTTGCACGAGGCCGGGTACCGGCTCCTCGACGACCACGACTACCCGGACCTCGCCGGGTTGGTGGACCGCCTGGACCTCGACGCCCTGCGCGTCGAGCGGCCGGACCTCCTGGCGCGGCTGGAGCGGTTACCGTCGACCGGGGAGGTCCTGGTCCCCGTCGCCCTGGACGGGCCGGTCGCGGCGCCCCAACCGGTCCCGCGCCCGGGGACGCCGCGCCTGGAGAGCCGGCGAGAGCAACTGAGTCAGCTCGACGAGCTGCTCGCGCGCGGCAAGCTCTCGGCCGACGCGTACCGCGCCCGTCGTGATCGGCTCCTCCGCCGAGGGCAGTGGGATCTACCGGGGCTCGATCCGCGATCCCCGGCGGAGGACTGA
- a CDS encoding putative glycoside hydrolase, whose amino-acid sequence MKRVLIPVVGVVVLLLVAGVVVTIVHTRGVGLAVTDLDDGSVITPSGVERVSITTADPDELHRVSVQLDGQPVEARREGGRITLAGLRPAEGAHTLSVRAANPMPWLPDASVERAFSVDGTPPSLSVDAVEADSPRGPLKVTGAAEGADNVTVGDQRVPVRDGRFEVSLDAVPDRVRVAANDAAGNTQQQDVPVRVTHPGMRAVHMSATAWATPELRDPVLALAREGRIDTVQLDIKDESGEIGYDSQVPLARQIGATRNYYDPRAVLEELHGLGLRVVGRLVAFRDPVLGKASWESGARDRLAQNTSGAPWSAHYGEYAFTNFANQEVRDYNTAIAEEAAELGFDDVLYDYVRRPDGPIGQMSFPGLTGTPEQSIADFLRDNRAVLRPLGTYLGASVFGIAAHSGTDIAQDIPVLAKHVDYVAPMVYPSHWGPGEYGVGNPDAQPYDIVKASVADFVRLTEGTGATVIPWLQAFSLGHHYGPGEVQAQVAASRDVGVPSFLLWNAACDYGSAGLEPA is encoded by the coding sequence ATGAAGCGCGTCCTGATACCGGTGGTCGGTGTCGTGGTGCTGCTGCTGGTGGCGGGGGTGGTCGTCACGATCGTGCACACCCGCGGTGTCGGCCTGGCGGTCACCGACCTGGATGACGGGTCCGTGATCACTCCTTCGGGTGTAGAGCGCGTGTCCATCACCACCGCGGACCCCGACGAGCTGCACCGTGTCAGCGTGCAGTTGGACGGGCAGCCGGTCGAGGCGCGGCGCGAGGGCGGGCGGATCACGCTGGCCGGGCTGCGCCCGGCCGAGGGGGCGCACACCCTGTCGGTGCGCGCGGCCAACCCGATGCCGTGGCTGCCGGACGCCTCGGTGGAGCGCGCGTTCTCCGTCGACGGCACGCCCCCGTCGCTGAGCGTCGACGCGGTCGAGGCCGACTCGCCGCGCGGCCCGCTCAAGGTCACCGGCGCCGCCGAGGGCGCGGACAACGTCACCGTCGGCGACCAGCGGGTCCCGGTGCGGGACGGCCGGTTCGAGGTGTCCCTCGACGCCGTGCCCGACCGGGTGCGGGTCGCGGCCAACGACGCCGCGGGCAACACGCAGCAGCAGGACGTGCCGGTGCGGGTCACCCACCCGGGCATGCGGGCGGTGCACATGAGCGCGACCGCCTGGGCCACGCCGGAGCTGCGCGACCCGGTCCTGGCGCTGGCGCGCGAGGGCCGCATCGACACCGTCCAGCTCGACATCAAGGACGAGAGCGGCGAGATCGGCTACGACTCGCAGGTGCCGCTGGCCCGCCAGATCGGCGCCACCCGGAACTACTACGACCCGCGCGCCGTGCTCGAAGAGCTGCACGGCCTGGGCCTGCGCGTGGTCGGCAGGCTGGTGGCCTTCCGCGACCCGGTGCTGGGCAAGGCGTCCTGGGAGTCCGGCGCGCGCGACCGCCTCGCCCAGAACACCTCCGGCGCGCCCTGGTCGGCGCACTACGGCGAGTACGCCTTCACCAACTTCGCCAACCAGGAGGTCCGCGACTACAACACCGCGATCGCCGAGGAGGCCGCGGAGCTGGGCTTCGACGACGTCCTCTACGACTACGTGCGCCGCCCCGACGGCCCGATCGGGCAGATGTCGTTCCCCGGCCTGACCGGCACCCCCGAGCAGTCCATAGCGGACTTCCTGCGCGACAACCGGGCCGTGCTGCGGCCGCTGGGCACCTACCTGGGCGCCTCGGTGTTCGGCATCGCCGCGCACAGCGGCACCGACATCGCCCAGGACATCCCCGTGCTGGCCAAGCACGTCGACTACGTCGCGCCGATGGTCTACCCGTCGCACTGGGGCCCCGGCGAGTACGGCGTGGGCAACCCCGACGCGCAGCCCTACGACATCGTCAAAGCCTCCGTCGCGGACTTCGTGCGCCTCACCGAGGGCACCGGCGCGACGGTCATCCCGTGGCTCCAGGCGTTCTCGCTGGGCCACCACTACGGACCCGGCGAGGTCCAGGCGCAGGTCGCGGCCTCGCGGGACGTGGGCGTGCCCTCGTTCCTGCTGTGGAACGCGGCGTGCGACTACGGCTCGGCCGGGCTGGAGCCCGCGTGA
- a CDS encoding tetratricopeptide repeat protein, with the protein MSSRPTEPTSPSRPTRSGATAEVAPPPYRPASGPRALAIRLAALARAGVPVACGVYTGLRDPVPTSTAHALVTHAVARHLAADDSASLPRFTTNPSALQRVFDAAAAGRPDAMGGDPAAFPADLAADLWWRVLDRLADPDDRATAADLLLRLGYQGRAARVLGMTSTDPRTHVFHPRLAAKELSVLFWHPHVPAELEAAALRGARDERLPLEARRALALFVVVRNGRRGADTAALHEAAAVVTDRLPDDGLVRQTARRAAAFVPFLRGDLAGTFRLLDLAAADQDSVRPVTALERLAWVDHAFPLHETTAKTHLRAGAPDRAVAATDELVALCPNDHRTWAVRADALVAAGRLEEAVGACDRAVALGGLPVARAAFLRGWVLERLGRRAEAVESYRLSLRVDPTAPVVAGRLTATATGSRCRTGRPG; encoded by the coding sequence ATGTCGAGCAGACCGACCGAGCCGACCAGCCCGAGCAGACCGACCAGGAGCGGCGCGACGGCTGAGGTCGCGCCACCGCCCTACCGCCCCGCCTCCGGCCCGCGCGCCCTGGCGATCCGGCTGGCCGCGCTGGCCCGGGCCGGGGTGCCGGTGGCGTGCGGCGTCTACACCGGCCTGCGCGACCCGGTGCCCACCTCCACCGCCCACGCCCTGGTCACCCACGCCGTCGCCCGCCACCTCGCGGCCGACGACTCCGCATCCCTGCCGCGCTTCACCACCAACCCCTCCGCGCTCCAGCGGGTGTTCGACGCGGCCGCGGCCGGGCGGCCGGACGCGATGGGCGGCGACCCGGCCGCCTTCCCCGCCGACCTCGCCGCCGACCTGTGGTGGCGGGTCCTGGACCGCCTGGCCGACCCCGACGACCGGGCCACGGCCGCCGACCTGCTGCTGCGCCTGGGCTACCAGGGCCGCGCCGCGCGGGTGCTGGGCATGACCTCCACCGACCCGCGCACCCACGTGTTCCACCCGCGCCTGGCGGCCAAGGAGCTGTCGGTGCTGTTCTGGCACCCGCACGTGCCCGCGGAGCTGGAGGCGGCGGCGCTGCGGGGCGCGCGGGACGAGCGGCTGCCGCTGGAGGCGCGGCGGGCGCTGGCGCTGTTCGTCGTGGTCCGCAACGGCCGCCGGGGCGCGGACACGGCCGCGCTGCACGAGGCCGCCGCCGTGGTGACCGACCGGCTGCCCGACGACGGCCTGGTCCGGCAGACCGCCCGCCGGGCCGCGGCGTTCGTGCCGTTCCTGCGGGGCGACCTGGCGGGCACCTTCCGGCTGCTGGACCTGGCGGCGGCCGACCAGGACTCGGTGCGGCCGGTCACCGCGCTGGAGCGGCTGGCGTGGGTCGACCACGCGTTCCCGCTGCACGAGACCACCGCCAAGACGCACCTGCGGGCCGGTGCGCCGGACCGCGCGGTGGCCGCCACCGACGAGCTGGTGGCGCTGTGCCCGAACGACCACCGCACGTGGGCGGTGCGGGCGGACGCGCTGGTCGCGGCGGGGCGGCTGGAGGAGGCGGTCGGGGCGTGCGACCGGGCGGTGGCCCTGGGCGGGCTGCCGGTGGCCCGCGCGGCGTTCCTGCGCGGGTGGGTGCTGGAGCGGCTGGGCCGGCGCGCGGAGGCGGTCGAGTCCTACCGGCTGTCGCTGCGGGTGGACCCGACCGCGCCGGTGGTGGCCGGGCGGCTCACGGCGACGGCCACGGGTTCGCGGTGCAGGACCGGCCGTCCGGGGTGA
- a CDS encoding carbohydrate ABC transporter permease, with the protein MTSVLERPAPAATPPRGRRKRAVRLPGPWTYAALIAVLAGSAFPVYWSLVVSSQTPDKVDSVPPVLVPGGHLFDNLARVFDESDFALAMWNSVVVSGTITVSVVFFSTLAGFAFAKLRFRGRSALMLLVVATQAVPTELGVIPLYMMMSDFGWAGEIHAVIVPGLVTAFGVFFMRQYFERAVPDELLEAGRVDGCSSIRLYWHVVLPAARPAAAVLGLFTFMQAWNDFFWPLVVLTPENPTVQTALSTLASGYTTDYTLVLTAATIGTLPVLAVFILFGRQIVGGIMQGALKG; encoded by the coding sequence ATGACCAGCGTGCTCGAACGGCCGGCGCCCGCCGCCACCCCGCCCCGCGGGCGGCGCAAGCGGGCGGTGCGGCTGCCCGGACCGTGGACCTACGCGGCGCTGATCGCGGTGCTCGCCGGGTCGGCGTTCCCGGTGTACTGGTCCCTCGTGGTGTCCTCGCAGACACCGGACAAGGTCGACAGCGTGCCGCCGGTGCTGGTGCCCGGCGGCCACCTGTTCGACAACCTGGCGCGGGTGTTCGACGAGTCGGACTTCGCCCTGGCCATGTGGAACTCGGTGGTGGTGTCGGGGACGATCACGGTGTCGGTGGTGTTCTTCTCCACCCTCGCCGGGTTCGCCTTCGCCAAGCTGCGCTTCCGCGGCCGGTCCGCGCTCATGCTCCTGGTCGTGGCCACCCAGGCCGTGCCGACGGAGCTGGGCGTCATCCCGCTCTACATGATGATGAGCGACTTCGGCTGGGCGGGCGAGATCCACGCGGTCATCGTGCCCGGCCTGGTCACCGCGTTCGGCGTGTTCTTCATGCGCCAGTACTTCGAGCGGGCCGTGCCCGACGAGCTGCTGGAGGCCGGGCGCGTGGACGGGTGCAGCTCGATCCGGCTGTACTGGCACGTCGTGCTGCCCGCGGCGCGCCCGGCCGCCGCCGTGCTGGGCCTGTTCACGTTCATGCAGGCGTGGAACGACTTCTTCTGGCCCCTGGTGGTGCTGACCCCGGAGAACCCGACCGTGCAGACCGCGCTGTCGACCCTGGCCAGCGGCTACACCACCGACTACACCCTCGTGCTCACCGCGGCGACGATCGGCACCCTGCCGGTGCTCGCGGTGTTCATCCTGTTCGGCCGCCAGATCGTCGGCGGGATCATGCAGGGGGCGTTGAAGGGGTGA
- a CDS encoding DUF3152 domain-containing protein — protein MRLTPFVPYLAGVCLAATAVVALELRQEGRPAIVEHPSSAAPGTSGTSVSRTPGTPPGAPPADRLRRDADLPPGPPVPRRGAGTWRVVPGGFGTTGTPYSVEVEDGVVPPRGDAAFAAVVDHALAHPRGWRASGHAFRRVDRDGAPELRIRLTSQQTARALCGFELPYDTSCRVGSSVYLSAARWLRGAHAFGRDLRGYRAYAVNHEVGHFLGHGHEVCPVDGAPAPVMMQQTLSTDNDELAAITSGTDQGVAVTPDGRSCTANPWPSP, from the coding sequence GTGAGGCTGACGCCGTTCGTGCCCTACCTCGCCGGGGTGTGCCTGGCCGCGACCGCGGTGGTGGCGCTGGAGCTGCGCCAGGAGGGGCGCCCCGCGATCGTGGAGCACCCCTCCTCCGCGGCGCCCGGCACGTCGGGCACGTCGGTGTCGAGGACGCCGGGCACGCCGCCCGGCGCGCCACCGGCCGACCGCCTCCGGCGCGACGCCGACCTGCCGCCGGGCCCACCGGTGCCCCGGCGCGGCGCGGGCACCTGGCGGGTGGTGCCCGGCGGGTTCGGCACGACCGGGACGCCCTACTCGGTGGAGGTCGAGGACGGGGTGGTGCCGCCGCGCGGCGACGCCGCGTTCGCCGCGGTCGTCGACCACGCCCTGGCCCACCCGCGCGGGTGGCGGGCGAGCGGGCACGCGTTCCGCCGGGTCGACCGCGACGGCGCGCCCGAGCTGCGCATCCGGCTCACCTCGCAGCAGACCGCGCGGGCGCTGTGCGGGTTCGAGCTGCCCTACGACACCTCCTGCCGGGTCGGGTCCAGCGTCTACCTCAGCGCGGCCCGGTGGCTGCGCGGCGCGCACGCGTTCGGCCGGGACCTGCGCGGCTACCGCGCCTACGCGGTCAACCACGAGGTCGGGCACTTCCTCGGCCACGGCCACGAGGTGTGCCCGGTGGACGGCGCGCCCGCGCCGGTGATGATGCAGCAGACGCTGAGCACCGACAACGACGAGCTGGCCGCCATCACCTCCGGCACCGACCAGGGCGTGGCCGTCACCCCGGACGGCCGGTCCTGCACCGCGAACCCGTGGCCGTCGCCGTGA
- a CDS encoding GH1 family beta-glucosidase: MTDFPEGFRWGVATSSYQIEGAVDADGRGPSIWDAFGAVPGAVAGGDTGAVACDHYHRMPEDVALLGELGVDAYRFSVAWPRVLPTGEGRVEQRGLDFYRRLCEELLGRGIEPFLTLYHWDLPQALEERGGWRVRDTALRFVDYALVVQEALGDLVSKWTTFNEPYVSSIVGYGEGRHAPGAREGHGSLAAAHHLLVAHGLAVREMRSRRPDHQFGIVLNQSPSVPVTSSPADVAAARRHDLLLRRQFTDPLFATRYPEDYAETFAGVTDASFRLEGDLGVISQPLDYVGINYYYRQHVADAPHRDPDPATRTSIDIGIDTSRLPDVPRTAMGWPVEPEGLTETLVGLKERYPDLPPVYVTENGCVYPDRPGFDDHERVEFVSRHLAAARDAMEAGVDLRGYFVWSFLDNFEWAHGYKPRFGLVHVDYETLVRTPRASFHWYRDLVAGQRTRSGRVAR, from the coding sequence ATGACCGACTTCCCCGAAGGGTTCCGCTGGGGCGTCGCCACGTCGTCGTACCAGATCGAGGGCGCCGTCGACGCCGACGGGAGAGGACCGTCCATCTGGGACGCGTTCGGCGCGGTGCCCGGCGCGGTCGCGGGCGGCGACACCGGCGCGGTGGCGTGCGACCACTACCACCGGATGCCCGAGGACGTCGCGCTGCTCGGCGAGCTGGGCGTGGACGCCTACCGGTTCTCGGTGGCCTGGCCGCGGGTGCTGCCCACCGGCGAGGGCCGGGTGGAGCAGCGCGGCCTGGACTTCTACCGCAGGCTGTGCGAGGAGCTGCTGGGGCGCGGCATCGAGCCGTTCCTCACCCTGTACCACTGGGACCTGCCGCAGGCCCTGGAGGAGCGCGGCGGGTGGCGGGTGCGCGACACCGCGCTGCGGTTCGTCGACTACGCCCTGGTGGTGCAGGAGGCGCTGGGCGACCTGGTGTCGAAGTGGACCACGTTCAACGAGCCGTACGTGTCCTCGATCGTCGGCTACGGCGAGGGCAGGCACGCGCCCGGCGCGCGCGAGGGCCACGGCTCGCTGGCCGCCGCGCACCACCTGCTGGTGGCGCACGGCCTGGCCGTGCGGGAGATGCGGTCCCGGCGGCCGGACCACCAGTTCGGCATCGTGCTCAACCAGTCGCCGTCGGTGCCGGTGACCTCGTCGCCCGCGGACGTGGCGGCGGCCCGCAGGCACGACCTGCTGCTGCGGCGCCAGTTCACCGACCCGCTGTTCGCCACCCGCTACCCGGAGGACTACGCGGAGACCTTCGCCGGGGTCACCGACGCCTCGTTCCGGCTGGAGGGCGACCTGGGGGTGATCTCGCAGCCGCTGGACTACGTGGGCATCAACTACTACTACCGCCAGCACGTGGCCGACGCGCCGCACCGCGACCCGGACCCGGCGACCCGCACGTCGATCGACATCGGCATCGACACCAGCCGCCTGCCCGACGTGCCGCGCACGGCGATGGGGTGGCCGGTCGAGCCGGAGGGGCTGACCGAGACGCTGGTGGGGCTCAAGGAGCGCTACCCGGACCTGCCGCCGGTGTACGTGACCGAGAACGGGTGCGTCTACCCCGACCGGCCCGGGTTCGACGACCACGAGCGGGTCGAGTTCGTGAGCCGGCACCTGGCGGCGGCGCGGGACGCGATGGAGGCCGGGGTCGACCTGCGGGGGTACTTCGTGTGGTCGTTCCTGGACAACTTCGAGTGGGCGCACGGGTACAAGCCCCGGTTCGGGCTGGTGCACGTGGACTACGAGACGCTGGTCCGCACGCCGCGGGCGAGCTTCCACTGGTACCGGGACCTGGTCGCCGGGCAGCGCACCCGTTCGGGGCGCGTCGCGCGGTGA